Sequence from the Stenotrophomonas sp. 364 genome:
AGAGCCGGGCACTCTGGCCGCGCTGTGCGAACGCGGCATGGCCATCGGCGACTGCCTGCTGGGCATCGAGCAGGTGGACGAGCAGGGCCAGCCCGACCCGGCCGTGCGCCGTCGCGACCCCGACTTCGGGGCCATGCTGCGCTCGCCGGGGCAGGGCGCCAGGCTGGCAATCCCGGTCGATCACAGCCTGCCGCTGCAACCGGTGCCGGCGTTGTCGGGGGCCTTGCTGCTGATGCCGCGCGCCCTGTTCGACCGCATCGGCGGCTGGGACGCCGGTTACCGGCTGCACGCCGAAGACCTCGACCTGTGCCGTCGCGTGCGCCAGGCCGGGGCGCTGGTGGCGATTGCAAACGACCTGCAGGCCGTACACGTGCGCGGGGTGTCCAGCCGCTCGCGTCCATTCTTCGTGGAATGGCACAAGCACCGTGGCCTGTGGCGCTACTTCCGCAAGTTCGAAGCCGGCCAGCGCAGCCTGCCGGTGCAGGGCGCGGTGTTCGCCGCGATCTGGGCCCACGCGGTGGTGCAGATTCCACGGTTGCTGCGCGCCCGGTAGGTACCCGCCGTTGGTGGGTACCTCCACGCGGGCGCATAATCGCCGCATGATCATCCAGTCCCTGCTCGACACCGACCTGTACAAATTCACCATGATGCAGGCGGTGCTGCATCAGCATCCCGGCGCCCAGGTCCAGTACCGGTTCAAGTGCCGCACGCCCGGCATCGACCTGGCCAGCTACATCGACCAGATCAACGAAGAGATCGACCACCTGTGCCAGCTTCGCTTCAGTGCCGAAGAGCTGGAGTACATGCGTGGGCTGCGCTTCGTCAAACCGGACTTCGCCGATTTCCTCGGCCTGTTCCACCTGGACCGCAAGTACATCCAGCTGCGACCGTCGGCCAGCGTGCCCGGCGAGATCGAACTGGACATCACCGGCCCCTGGCTGCACACCATCCTGTTTGAAGTTCCCTTGCTGGCCATCATCAACGAGGTCTGGTTCCGCAACACCACCACCGCCGATTTCGCCGAAGGCGAGCGCCGCCTGCAGGCCAAGACCGCACTGCTGCGCGACACCCCCGGCTTCGAGCTGTGCCGCATCGCCGACTACGGCAGCCGCCGCCGCTATTCGCGCCAATGGCATGCGCGCATGCTGCCGATGATGCGCGACGCGCTGGGGGCGCAGTTTGTCGGTACCAGCAACGTGCACTTCGCCCGCCTGTACGGCATGACCCCGCACGGCACCATGGCCCACGAGTACCTGCAGGCCTTCCAGGCGCTGGGGCCCCGGCTACGCGATTCGCAGGTGGCCGCGCTGGAATCGTGGGCGCGCGAGTACCGTGGCGATCTGGGCATCGCGTTGTCGGATGTGGTCGGGCTGGATGCGTTCCTGCGCGATTTCGACATGTACTTCTGCAAGCTGTTCGATGGCGTGCGCCACGATTCCGGCGATCCCTTCGCCTGGGGCGACCGCATGCTCGCGCACTTCAAGGACCGCCGCGTGGATCCGCGCAGCAAGGTGCTGGTCTTCAGCGATGGCTTGAACATCGAGAAGGTGATGCAGCTGTTCGACTACTTCCGTGGGCGCTGCCAGGTCGCGTTCGGCGTGGGCACGCACCTCACCAACGACCTGGGGCCGACCCCGCTCAACATCGTCATCAAGATGGTCCGCTGCAACGGCCAGCCGGTGGCCAAGCTCAGCGATTCACCGGGCAAGAGCATGTGCGACGACCCTGGCTACCTGGCCTACCTGCGCCAGGTATTCGAGCTGCCGCCGCTTCAGGGGTAGTCGATGCGCACCAGGTAGGCGCCGCGCAACGCCGCGCCACCTTCCATCCGGTAGCGGCTGGAGAACGACAAGGCGTCGGTGCTCAGTGCGCCGGCGGCCACCGTCAGTACATCAGTGCGCTGCCGCGCATCGCGCAGCGGCACCGTCGCGGCATTCTGCAGCGAGGTCACCGCCAGGCGCGCGCCCTGCGCG
This genomic interval carries:
- the pncB gene encoding nicotinate phosphoribosyltransferase — its product is MIIQSLLDTDLYKFTMMQAVLHQHPGAQVQYRFKCRTPGIDLASYIDQINEEIDHLCQLRFSAEELEYMRGLRFVKPDFADFLGLFHLDRKYIQLRPSASVPGEIELDITGPWLHTILFEVPLLAIINEVWFRNTTTADFAEGERRLQAKTALLRDTPGFELCRIADYGSRRRYSRQWHARMLPMMRDALGAQFVGTSNVHFARLYGMTPHGTMAHEYLQAFQALGPRLRDSQVAALESWAREYRGDLGIALSDVVGLDAFLRDFDMYFCKLFDGVRHDSGDPFAWGDRMLAHFKDRRVDPRSKVLVFSDGLNIEKVMQLFDYFRGRCQVAFGVGTHLTNDLGPTPLNIVIKMVRCNGQPVAKLSDSPGKSMCDDPGYLAYLRQVFELPPLQG
- a CDS encoding glycosyltransferase family 2 protein — its product is MSIAIAAIVVSYQSASTLDACLARLRGADGVVEIRVVDNGSTDATLDIVQRHATADPRVRFIANPDNPGFAAANNQGVADSRAPWLAFINPDLLVEPGTLAALCERGMAIGDCLLGIEQVDEQGQPDPAVRRRDPDFGAMLRSPGQGARLAIPVDHSLPLQPVPALSGALLLMPRALFDRIGGWDAGYRLHAEDLDLCRRVRQAGALVAIANDLQAVHVRGVSSRSRPFFVEWHKHRGLWRYFRKFEAGQRSLPVQGAVFAAIWAHAVVQIPRLLRAR